From the genome of Primulina huaijiensis isolate GDHJ02 chromosome 11, ASM1229523v2, whole genome shotgun sequence:
AACCAATCATACTCTACGAgtcagaaggaaaaaaaatgaaagatggTAAATCTCTTTCAGAAATAAACAACTGATATAGCTAAACCAACACAAAAATACATTGCTTATCAAACCATTAAAGCTTCATCAGCAAATCAACAAGGGTATACTTCCTACAGCCAGCAAACAAGGATAAACCCAAAAAAGAACTGAGAATCAAAGTTTAATATCCATAGATTTACCCAGTTTTTGAAGCTGCTGACGCAGCATTTTCCGCCGGTGCCTGAGACCCAAAAACAATAAACAAAGTTAATGAAAAATTTCGGAGAAATTTCAGTATAAGATGGTGTGACAGCACACTGACCGCAACTGCTTTAGCAGTGATTTTTCCTGCCTTGCGGGTTCCCCGAATCCAACCCGAGACTGAGCTTGCATCAGATCTGATAActaataaaacaaataaaaaaaattgggctcCTTCAATATAACGTAGATACTGAAAAACAAGGCAGCATGTATATAATCATGAAACACAGTTATAGTAAAATCACGCGGGACCCAAAAGAAACTTTTAATAAAGAGATCAAAAGAAATTACGAAGCCGCGGAATGAGTCAAAAAAGCTGAGTAACACATAATTTCCCGCAACAGTTGCCGTCAAAATCTAATCTTTGTAACCATTTCAACAAATTCTTGGATTTATTCAGCAGCCATGATGCAACATATTAAAAAACAAAGTCAAGAATACAATACCTGGAACATAATTTACAGACAATTTATTGGAGAGGTCTGGGAAGGTAGCCGAAACTGATGCCATCCCACCTGATTGTAACATGACGGCCATTATTTTTGTACGAGATGCGGGGTATATGTTTGTACGAAATCGTgaaagaaaggaaaaagaaaatgggTCAGCTGGTGCGGTCGAAGGGAAAGTTCTTCTATAATAAAGGGAAAGTTGGGACGGAGATAGAGATACACATGCGATCCGAATGGGTGGCAATGGCGATGAAACCAAAGAGGACACACCCGTTTTTCTTGCTCCCGATTTATTTCGCTGAGCGCGTTCAATTGGGTTAACCGTCGCACGCCAAGTAATTAACAAACTAAATCACTCTTGCATTTTTGCAACCAAACCATTTtttacaatattatatataatgttacgaatgatataatttatttaataactcAAAATATAGTTAAAtgttaagaaatattttattaggaTATGATAGTTGTAGATTGTTATAtaactttattaaaattgatttttattaaataaaatgaaaatttattaatttgagaAGATATGCATATTtggtttatatataaaaaacatcaaagctaattattttaaatcatcttcaattttaataatataaatagatATTTCAATTTGAATGATTCAACTAATAATATTGCTCTCGTTGTTACGATTcaatttttttggttaaaattaaaaagaactTCAAAGTTGGCCAAACCTATGCTGAATAATACGAGAAAGAAGTAGAGCAACCGTGAAAACCTTTTAGTAGAAATAAATCAATCCATAGTTGATAAGTACATTACTTTCAGTATTTATGCAAAATGAGCAATCCAAGTGGGGCTCTTGAAAACATGTAGTATGATGAAATATTAAACTGCCACTGGGAGCAGTTGCCCAAGTTTGGAGTAGCCACAGTTCTACAACCTGGGAGCTAGAAGAGCACGAGGGGCATCCCACTCGGTGACGATGTGATTACGGGTTATCTCACTGAGTGAACGACAACCAGACAAAGCCATAGTCAGCTCAAACTCATCACGCAGCATTTGGAGCACTTTTCTAACACCGGCTTCTCCATCAGCTGCTAACGCAAAAACTACAGGTCGACCAATCTGAGACGAGCCCACAAAAATATCTTAGAATCATACAAAGACACGTTTGAGATTAGGCCAAGAAAGTACATATACTTGGTTTTTGTTGATTGTGCTACTTACAAAGATGCCAGCGGCTCCCAATGCCAAGGCCTTGAAGACATCTGTTCCACGCCTAACGCCTCCATCCAAGAAAACTGGCAACCGTCCTTGTGCGGCTTTCACGACCTGaaaatgcaacagatgattagGAAAACACAGATGGGTCATGAGGCCTCGTAAAACAGGATACCTCTTCCAGAGCCATGATAGTGGAAGGGACGTAATCAAGTTGGCGAGCACCATGATTGGATACGATAATACCAGCTGCTCCACTCTGAATTGCGATCCTTGCTGTGAGTTGAGAGTAAGAAAAATTTGTTATGAACGAGTATTGGATGAAGAGAATGATCAAGATTTCAAGTTTCTTACTGTCCTCAGCAGTGAGTACACCCTTAACCAGGATAGGCAACGAGGTAATGGTTTGTAGCCACTTCACATCCTGTCAATATTCAAAGGGGAAGCAATCCTATTATCTGTGTTTGTTCAAAGTTGAACGATGCAAACCCGAGCTCTGTAAATGTGCTAAAAACTAGAAATGTCACAAACAGGAAAACTACTTATTCAAATGCCATGTTTCGAGTCTTTTGACTATAACTCGACTTATGCATCCCACCAGGATTTTAGGACAAGGATCGATAGTAGTCTAGCTTACCTTCCAGCTCAAAGAACGATCAATTTGGCCAGCAACATATGAAGCTAAACCAGAGTCATCAGACTACACCACAGAATGAGAGCTGACGTCAACACTTAAAACTCATCAATAAAGCATGTGGGCTAGCAAAACAATGCCATTGTGCCACTTACTTTGTCCATCTTCCCAAGATCCAAACCTTCGAAATTCTTCAATGTCAGAAAAGGTGGCAAAGTAAATCTGTATAACATAGAAAAATAAAGATTCTTTTGAGACACCAAAGCTCATAGCCTTTATGCTTCTGTTTATTATCATGTTCAAGTTAAAGCTCCAACCTGTTCTTAATATCAGATTCTCTGCGTCCCAATCTTGGAGTATCCACCGTAAGTGCTATGGCCTTAAAACCTGCCCTTTCTGCTCTTCGCACCAGTTGAGCCACAACATTCCTGTCCTTATAGACCTGAAAGCAAAAGTAGTATGTATAACTAATATGAAAGCGGATTGGGAAAATCTTGAATTGTAAGTTCAAACTTACATAGAGCTGAAAGAATCTTATGCCGGGTCCGGTTGAAGCAACTTCTTCAACACTGGAAGTGGCCCATGAAGACAACGTctgaaataaaaatcatgatGCATAAGTTATCACATATTTTCTTATTGATAAAAAACGAAAAATTGGTGTGCATAAGTTATCACATATTTTCTTATTGTATCACATTTTCGTTAAAAATGCGTCATGCCTGAGGTTCTAAAGAATGTTTCTCAAGTTTATAGgatttaaaaatcatgtttgaACATAATATCGTCATGTCCTGCTGTGCAGAAAACAGTAGTAGAAAATTTCGATAGAACTTGATACGAGAGAGAAACCAAACCATGATTGTTCCAGCTGATGATGCAGCTCTAGCGGTTGCATACTCTCCTGCATAATGAATAACCATGCTATCAGCACCATTGACGGCTAAATGAAGGTACATACATGAGAAATTTGGTTGAGCTAGCACCTAATCCGTGTAAATGCCAATAAGATGGTGATAATCAAGATTCAGAAAAGTAAAATCACCCGAGCATCAAATTGGTCAAGATTGAAACAAGCTTGTGATCATCAGGATTCCGAAAAATTAAAATCACCTGAACATCAACTTGGCCAATATATATCGTGTCTCTAGAAACACCTCGTTCATGAACAAGTTAAAGGCAAAATGATAAATCTTCGAATCGCATACCTCCAAGTACTTTCCATAATGAATTGTCCATTATATGCAAGAAATTACTACAATCAGGATTGATCACAAATTCCAGTACATAATGCTTACCTTCAGGGTGAGCCATTTTTTGCATAGCAGTTGGGGCAATCATGATGGGCATTGAAATCTTGAAGCCCAAAACAGTGGTAGCCATGTCAATCTTGGATACATCAATGAGAATTCGGGGCCGGAACCTGTATTTAGGTTAATGGTGTCTCATACAGGAAATTACCATTTCACTAAAagcaaataaaaaagaaagaagaacgaAAAAACTCGAAAGTTGGTCGTATATGGCCCTTTCATAGGTGATATGAAGCAACATACAGAATTCTTGAGAAGGCATTTCTGTTCTCAGCCAGAGTCCACTGGTCCTCGGCACCTGATGCATAGTAGTCGTACACCATTTTCGGCAACTTTTGCTTGGCAATAGCCTGATATTCGGTTACATTTGTTATCTCTTCCATCTCGGTGGATGATGAATGTCACAAGTCCCCTTCAAGATCTTGATCAAAAAATGGAAACCAAATACATATCAGATCATCGATATTGTGTCCCTTTTTATTATAGTGATTAAAATCTTCTCCCTGGCTTCCTCATGACCGTCAAAAGCGGCAAAAAAATGTACATGCAAACATAATTTGTTCTTGAAAATTCATAAGCCTCATTGCGGCAAAAAAAATGTACATGCAAACAGAATTTGTTCTTGAAAACTCATAAGCCTCGTTGTGTCTGATAAGGCATAAATTTAATACTCAAGCATCTGAAAACTGTGATATCTCACATCTCAATTAACTGGTTAAAGTGGCAAGCATCTCTTATCATTCATGATTGCCATAAACAACGACACAGGCACCGATTTTTAAACTGGAATTGCTCAAGTCAAACAAGAAACCGACAAAAGTAAATACACTAAGCTCAATCCAGACAAGAACCCCAGATGTTCACATGAGATAAATAACTTAATCCGACAAGAATCAAATCCTTGAACTTATAAATCTCCAAAACCAGAACTTAAACAAAATAGAACACTAATCACTTCTCCAAGAAAGAACAACCATTTCAGCAAAAACCCACAAGTCGAAATAGAAACATTCTGTAAAtgaaagaagagagaaagaGAGAGGAAAGATAAGCAGAAACAAACCTCGAGACACAACAGTAATGAGATGAGTGACTGCAAGGTAACCAAATAAGGGAACTCTAGCACAGCAGTACTAGATAAGCTTGAAAGAGAACCAAGGAAAACACcgataaataattatatataattcacGAGAATTTTAGATAATTTGACGATGAAGACAAATTGGGTGAGGTTCATAGAAGGAGTGGCACAAAATTGAGGATGAGTATTTGGAGGTAAGAATTCGAAACCAAATCCTTTCAGGGCAAATTTCTGCCACACGCTTCGTTTGTGCTTCACAGTCTCTCTTCGTAATCTTCCCTCTTTGTACTCATTTTTTTCAACTCATTCATGATGCATATACAcgtatatatgtataaaaattaaattcataCCAAGTACTAGTTTTTGGTAATATGTCAATAATTATGATGCATGATGAGTTTGAGCATCTCTTTACGTGTCAAGAAGACctctgaattttttaaaataccaacTCTGTCTTCTTCTTATGACATGCCATCTTGGACTACAGGGCACTGGAAGAATTAACTAGTGTCCAATATCagaaacaaagaaaaatcaCATGAACAGGAAACAATCAATGAAATTGGAAAATGTAAACTAGTAAATCTGGAAAGTTACGAAGTCGTGAACTCCTAGGATGAGCGCATTCAATCTCCAAGCAAATACACGCGAAACTGGCCTTTGCGTTGCAGCCTAGCAGGAACCAGAGTAGGCGACGCAGATGAAAACTACCCACTTTGAGTGGCAGGTCGCCTTGTATCATTCGCAACAATATGCCATTTCTGGCGCAAAGGAACATCGTCCGAGGTTACAAAAAATAACGTATGTATGCATGTAGTCGCAATTGTCATCCATGCTAAAAGCACAAAAGAGATATTTTTTTACGGACCCAGGAAATAAATTGAGATGGGTTGCAGAAAAAGTTACAttagattttattatattttttacgCGAAGCGATGGCGGCTTGTGCTGGTCCAGCAACCTCGCACTTCATGGaaaatatttaacatgaaaGCCCTCGTGAAAGGACGCTGACATGAATGGAGCGAAGCGTTTCAGGCGAATTTGAAGGTTTTTACGTGATCTTTCACCTTCCCACTAAGTACCCAATTAGCTtcctttatttattaatttattgggcTTCAGAGCATGCACAAAATAATTGATTTagagaaattaaatatataaaaaaatggtCGCAGTATAGATTTCGtttacattt
Proteins encoded in this window:
- the LOC140987842 gene encoding glycolate oxidase codes for the protein MEEITNVTEYQAIAKQKLPKMVYDYYASGAEDQWTLAENRNAFSRILFRPRILIDVSKIDMATTVLGFKISMPIMIAPTAMQKMAHPEGEYATARAASSAGTIMTLSSWATSSVEEVASTGPGIRFFQLYVYKDRNVVAQLVRRAERAGFKAIALTVDTPRLGRRESDIKNRFTLPPFLTLKNFEGLDLGKMDKSDDSGLASYVAGQIDRSLSWKDVKWLQTITSLPILVKGVLTAEDTRIAIQSGAAGIIVSNHGARQLDYVPSTIMALEEVVKAAQGRLPVFLDGGVRRGTDVFKALALGAAGIFIGRPVVFALAADGEAGVRKVLQMLRDEFELTMALSGCRSLSEITRNHIVTEWDAPRALLAPRL